One Pseudomonadota bacterium DNA window includes the following coding sequences:
- a CDS encoding ORF6N domain-containing protein: protein MGALIPIENITGKIYFLRGKKVMLDKDLAELYGVEVRTLKQAVRRNIERFPEDFMFELTKDEFESLRSQFVILEGKGKYSKYLPFAFTEQGVAMLSSVLRSERAIQVNIEIMRAFTKLREMLAGHKELKKKLEEMESKYDKQFGIVFEAIRQLLEADSKPKRKIGF, encoded by the coding sequence TCCCGATCGAAAACATCACCGGCAAGATCTACTTCCTGAGAGGGAAGAAGGTGATGCTGGATAAGGACCTCGCAGAACTGTACGGGGTTGAGGTGAGAACCCTCAAACAGGCTGTTCGAAGAAACATTGAGCGGTTCCCTGAAGACTTTATGTTTGAACTCACCAAAGATGAGTTCGAATCTCTAAGATCACAATTTGTGATCTTAGAAGGTAAGGGAAAATATTCCAAATATCTCCCATTTGCCTTTACCGAACAGGGAGTTGCCATGCTCTCCAGTGTTTTACGAAGCGAACGGGCAATACAGGTCAACATCGAGATCATGCGGGCGTTTACCAAACTCCGTGAAATGCTTGCCGGGCATAAGGAACTGAAAAAGAAACTTGAAGAGATGGAATCGAAGTACGACAAACAGTTCGGAATTGTGTTCGAGGCGATCCGGCAATTGCTTGAAGCAGATAGTAAACCAAAAAGAAAGATCGGATTTTAA